From the Aquitalea magnusonii genome, one window contains:
- a CDS encoding FecCD family ABC transporter permease: MNTLSLAMTARWPHALTRAGVLLLGLILLGGSLLLDIASGPAQLSITQVLHSLLQGEGGDGVIVWQIRLPVALMALAVGAALGVSGLIMQTVLHNPLACSYTLGISAGAGFGAALFIVAGSSLGLAEAWGLPLCALGFAFVAGAAVLLIGRRRGGNAESYVLAGIALLFLFQALLSLLQYLAAPDALAQIVFWLFGSLYKSGWHAVGLMWLTLLLGGGLLARDAWRFTALGLSDERAASLGIAVARLRWRALALVSLLTGVAVAFVGTIGFVGLIAPHMARMLLGEDHRYLIPGAALSGALLLSLASLLGKWLSPGGLIPIGIVTALIGLPFFLLLILRGKDGQ; this comes from the coding sequence ATGAACACACTCAGCCTGGCCATGACAGCCCGCTGGCCGCACGCCCTCACGCGGGCCGGAGTCCTGCTGCTGGGACTGATACTGCTGGGCGGCAGCCTGCTACTGGACATTGCCAGCGGCCCGGCACAGTTGAGCATCACCCAAGTGCTGCACAGCCTGCTGCAAGGCGAAGGGGGCGATGGTGTCATCGTGTGGCAAATCCGCCTGCCGGTGGCGCTGATGGCGCTGGCAGTGGGCGCGGCGCTGGGGGTGTCCGGCCTGATCATGCAGACTGTGCTGCACAACCCGCTGGCCTGTAGCTACACGCTGGGCATTTCCGCCGGTGCCGGTTTTGGTGCGGCGCTGTTCATCGTGGCAGGCAGCAGCCTGGGGCTGGCCGAAGCCTGGGGCCTGCCGCTGTGCGCACTGGGCTTTGCCTTTGTTGCCGGGGCGGCAGTGCTATTGATAGGCCGACGCCGCGGCGGCAATGCCGAATCCTATGTCTTGGCGGGCATTGCCCTGCTGTTTCTGTTTCAGGCGCTGCTGTCGCTGCTGCAATACCTGGCCGCGCCGGACGCGCTGGCGCAGATCGTGTTCTGGCTGTTCGGCAGCCTGTACAAAAGCGGCTGGCATGCGGTGGGCCTGATGTGGCTTACCCTGCTGCTGGGCGGTGGCTTGCTGGCACGGGACGCCTGGCGCTTTACCGCGCTGGGCTTGTCCGATGAACGCGCCGCCAGCCTGGGCATTGCCGTGGCCCGCCTGCGCTGGCGGGCGCTGGCCCTGGTGTCCTTGCTGACCGGCGTGGCGGTGGCCTTTGTCGGCACCATCGGCTTTGTCGGCCTGATTGCCCCGCACATGGCACGCATGCTGCTGGGAGAAGATCACCGTTACCTGATTCCCGGCGCGGCCTTGTCCGGTGCCTTGCTGCTGTCGCTGGCCTCGCTGCTGGGCAAGTGGCTGTCGCCCGGCGGTTTGATTCCCATCGGCATTGTCACCGCGCTGATCGGCCTGCCGTTTTTCCTGCTGCTGATCCTGCGCGGCAAGGATGGACAATAA
- a CDS encoding ABC transporter ATP-binding protein, producing the protein MLQLEQLSVRLAGRTVLHGLNLHSGPRGSITCLLGPNGSGKSTLLRTLAGQLAYGGCIRRTDQPDWRHQTGTLPAAVAWLPQDCGSSSRLSALEVVLLGKVQTLGWRVPPSLRQQARQQLALLGLSALEQQPLGQLSGGQRQMVFLAQALLRAPEILLLDEPISALDPQHQQQVLGVIEQQTRQRNMLTIMVLHDLNAALRYSQHALLLQAGRLLSAGPTAQVLSPVLLSQLYATPIHSVPADDGFPLLYHGRQPAMAGG; encoded by the coding sequence ATGCTGCAACTGGAGCAACTCTCGGTAAGACTGGCCGGGCGCACGGTACTGCATGGACTGAACCTGCACAGCGGGCCGCGTGGCAGCATCACCTGCCTGCTGGGCCCGAATGGCTCGGGCAAATCCACCCTGCTGCGCACCCTGGCCGGGCAACTGGCCTATGGCGGCTGCATCCGCCGTACCGACCAGCCCGACTGGCGGCATCAAACTGGCACGCTGCCCGCTGCCGTGGCCTGGCTGCCGCAGGACTGCGGCAGCAGCAGCCGGCTGAGCGCACTGGAGGTGGTGCTGCTGGGCAAGGTGCAAACCCTGGGCTGGCGGGTGCCGCCAAGCTTGCGGCAACAAGCACGCCAGCAACTGGCACTGCTAGGTTTGTCCGCGCTGGAACAACAGCCGCTGGGCCAACTGAGCGGCGGGCAGCGCCAGATGGTGTTTCTGGCCCAGGCACTGCTGCGGGCACCGGAAATCCTGCTGCTGGACGAGCCCATCAGCGCGCTGGACCCGCAACACCAGCAACAGGTGCTGGGGGTGATCGAACAGCAAACCCGCCAGCGCAATATGCTGACCATCATGGTACTGCACGACCTGAACGCCGCCCTGCGCTACAGCCAGCATGCCCTGCTATTGCAGGCAGGGCGGCTGCTGTCCGCCGGACCCACCGCCCAGGTGCTAAGCCCAGTCCTGCTCAGCCAACTGTATGCCACCCCCATCCACAGCGTGCCGGCCGACGATGGCTTCCCCCTGCTTTACCATGGCCGCCAGCCTGCCATGGCGGGAGGCTGA
- the copC gene encoding copper homeostasis periplasmic binding protein CopC, whose translation MLRFIRSSMLIVAASLLTTTAAWAHAHLKTAEPAADSAVSTPASLNLTFSEALDVKFSGIKLSNAAKQEVALGEATLGNGGKTLVVKPAQPLPAGSYQLEWHVLSVDGHKTKGSYRFSVSK comes from the coding sequence ATGCTGCGTTTTATCCGTTCCTCCATGCTGATTGTTGCTGCCAGCCTGCTCACCACCACGGCGGCCTGGGCGCATGCCCACCTGAAAACTGCCGAACCGGCCGCCGACAGCGCGGTCAGCACACCGGCCAGTTTGAATCTGACTTTTTCCGAAGCGCTGGACGTGAAATTCAGCGGCATCAAGCTCAGCAACGCCGCCAAACAGGAGGTTGCCCTGGGTGAAGCCACGCTGGGCAATGGCGGCAAGACCCTGGTGGTGAAACCGGCCCAGCCGCTGCCAGCCGGCAGCTACCAGTTGGAATGGCATGTGCTGTCGGTGGACGGCCACAAAACCAAGGGCAGCTACCGCTTCAGCGTGAGCAAGTGA
- the copD gene encoding copper homeostasis membrane protein CopD, with translation MNSADVLLWLCRWLTHGAALWLWGSALFLLALVPAGVRQPIWQALARWQRRASLVILLATLCALPLHSAILADGWTDSWQPATLLSVARDSGIGHAWCWQLAAALLLLLSSWPRRSLTSPGISALSSAALLSSLTLSGHAAMDGLGHQLTDLLHLLSSGAWLGALPLVLRLSGPSAAASPAVLRQIMLRFSTAGHGVVLLVIASGLGNLYLINGSLLPDSPSPYAILLGLKLLMVAGMTLLALYNRYYLVPRMASSPRALPCFQRAVRLQIALCLLALLLLACLGTLDPH, from the coding sequence GTGAATTCTGCTGATGTCCTGCTATGGCTGTGCCGCTGGCTAACCCACGGCGCAGCGCTGTGGCTGTGGGGTAGCGCGCTCTTTCTGCTGGCGCTGGTGCCTGCCGGAGTACGCCAGCCCATCTGGCAGGCGCTGGCGCGCTGGCAGCGCCGGGCCAGCCTTGTCATCCTGCTGGCCACGCTATGCGCGCTGCCGCTGCACAGTGCCATCCTGGCCGATGGCTGGACAGATAGCTGGCAGCCTGCCACCTTGCTCAGCGTGGCCCGCGATAGCGGCATTGGCCACGCCTGGTGCTGGCAGTTGGCCGCCGCCCTGCTGTTGTTGCTGAGCAGTTGGCCGCGCCGCAGCTTGACCTCGCCGGGCATCAGCGCGCTCAGCAGCGCTGCGCTGCTAAGCAGCCTCACCCTCAGCGGCCATGCCGCCATGGATGGCCTTGGCCACCAGTTGACTGATCTGCTGCACCTGCTGAGCAGTGGCGCATGGCTGGGCGCACTGCCGCTGGTATTGCGACTGAGCGGACCATCCGCGGCGGCCTCCCCCGCCGTGCTGCGCCAGATCATGCTGCGCTTTTCCACTGCCGGCCACGGCGTGGTGCTGCTGGTGATTGCCAGCGGCCTGGGCAATCTCTACCTGATCAACGGCAGCCTGCTGCCGGATAGCCCATCGCCCTATGCCATCCTGCTGGGCCTGAAGCTGCTGATGGTGGCCGGCATGACACTGCTGGCGCTATACAACCGCTACTACCTGGTGCCGCGCATGGCCAGCAGCCCGCGCGCCCTGCCCTGTTTCCAGCGTGCCGTGCGGCTGCAGATTGCCCTGTGCCTGCTGGCGCTATTGCTGCTGGCCTGCCTGGGCACACTGGACCCGCACTGA
- the ccoG gene encoding cytochrome c oxidase accessory protein CcoG, protein MSGSFRKIPIEVAPAKPAEQEVVSLYAAQKKIYPRSVRGRFNNWRIVFVVLTQLVFLGLPWLRWDGRQAVNFDLVERKFYLFGLIIWPQDFIYLAALLIISAFGLFLWTTIAGRLWCGYSCPQTVYTEIMLWIEQWTEGSHSQRSKLDQQGWSLRKLRIKLIKHSLMLTFSLLTGFTLVGYFTPIHALLAALPGFDYGPWELFWIFFYAACTYLLAGVMREQVCQYMCPYARFQSVMFDADTLVISYDAARGEPRGARKKGSNPQQQGLGSCINCGICVQVCPAGIDIRAGLQHECIGCAACIDACDAVMDKLAYPRGLIRYTTEHALEGRYPETAILSRLRRPRVVLYALLLLVATSAAGISFAMRKPFKVDVIRDRASLVQETGDGRLENSYLLNVINTTSQDQRFSISVSGLPGIAIAKPQPLSIKAADSKGLGVRVVVDPQYADRGSHPIRFRVQSLDNPALVVEEKSSFIGE, encoded by the coding sequence ATGTCCGGTTCATTCAGGAAAATCCCCATTGAGGTCGCTCCCGCCAAACCTGCCGAGCAGGAGGTGGTATCGCTATATGCCGCGCAGAAGAAAATCTACCCGCGCAGTGTGCGTGGCCGATTCAACAACTGGCGCATTGTGTTTGTCGTGCTCACCCAACTGGTGTTTCTGGGCCTGCCCTGGCTACGCTGGGATGGGCGGCAGGCGGTGAATTTCGACCTGGTGGAACGCAAGTTCTACCTGTTTGGCCTGATTATCTGGCCGCAGGATTTCATCTACCTGGCGGCCTTGCTGATTATCTCGGCCTTCGGCCTGTTTTTGTGGACCACCATCGCCGGCCGCCTGTGGTGCGGTTATTCCTGTCCGCAGACGGTGTATACCGAAATCATGCTGTGGATAGAGCAGTGGACCGAGGGCAGCCACAGCCAGCGCAGCAAGCTGGACCAGCAAGGCTGGAGCCTGCGCAAGCTGCGCATCAAGCTGATCAAGCACAGCCTGATGCTGACCTTTTCCCTGCTGACCGGCTTTACCCTGGTGGGCTACTTCACCCCGATTCACGCGCTGCTGGCAGCGCTGCCCGGTTTTGATTACGGACCGTGGGAGCTGTTCTGGATCTTCTTCTACGCGGCTTGCACCTATTTGCTGGCCGGAGTGATGCGCGAACAGGTATGCCAGTACATGTGTCCCTATGCCCGCTTCCAGAGTGTGATGTTCGATGCCGACACGCTGGTGATTTCCTATGATGCCGCCCGCGGCGAGCCGCGCGGTGCGCGCAAGAAGGGCAGCAATCCGCAGCAGCAGGGCTTGGGCTCCTGCATCAACTGCGGTATTTGCGTGCAAGTGTGCCCGGCCGGCATCGATATCCGTGCCGGCCTGCAGCATGAGTGCATAGGCTGTGCTGCCTGCATCGATGCCTGCGACGCAGTGATGGACAAGCTGGCCTACCCGCGCGGACTGATTCGCTACACCACCGAACATGCGCTGGAGGGGCGCTATCCGGAAACGGCCATCCTGTCGCGGCTGCGGCGTCCGCGTGTGGTGCTGTATGCCTTGCTGCTGCTGGTGGCCACCAGTGCGGCCGGTATTTCCTTTGCCATGCGCAAGCCGTTCAAGGTGGATGTGATCCGTGATCGCGCCTCGCTGGTGCAGGAAACCGGCGATGGCCGGCTGGAAAACAGCTATCTGCTGAACGTGATCAACACCACCAGCCAGGATCAGCGCTTCAGCATCAGTGTGAGCGGTCTGCCGGGAATTGCCATTGCCAAGCCGCAGCCCTTATCCATCAAGGCTGCCGACAGCAAGGGCCTTGGGGTGCGGGTGGTGGTGGATCCGCAATACGCCGACCGCGGCAGCCACCCCATCCGGTTCCGGGTGCAGTCGCTGGACAATCCCGCGCTGGTGGTGGAGGAAAAATCCAGCTTCATCGGCGAATAA
- a CDS encoding substrate-binding periplasmic protein, with amino-acid sequence MSVLPVTLLASVIMLLCHCAQAQDAARVIDLECDHLPPMCSQGGEQPGGMMIEIGSEAIRRAGFIPNAKIRPWKRAMQEVTSSASALMIYFARTPEREALFNWIAVTNTTDFGFITRDGSPALDSVAQATAAGLIGIRAGSSVRTWLLRQGVQSEQLVESPLEDMAKMLKAGRVASFFGAATTFKPIYQRQNGVPPVVGARMYSDQNWIASGRMFPREDAARIAEAINRMRQDGFINQVISKYFP; translated from the coding sequence ATGTCAGTCCTACCGGTCACGCTGCTTGCCAGCGTCATCATGCTGTTATGCCACTGCGCCCAGGCGCAGGATGCCGCCAGGGTGATTGATCTGGAATGTGATCATCTGCCACCGATGTGCAGCCAGGGAGGGGAGCAGCCTGGGGGCATGATGATAGAAATCGGCAGCGAGGCCATCCGCCGTGCCGGCTTTATTCCCAATGCCAAGATACGCCCATGGAAACGGGCGATGCAGGAAGTGACCTCCAGCGCCAGCGCATTGATGATTTACTTTGCCCGCACACCGGAACGCGAAGCGCTGTTTAACTGGATTGCCGTCACCAATACCACGGATTTCGGCTTCATCACCCGCGATGGCAGCCCGGCGCTGGACAGCGTGGCGCAGGCCACGGCAGCCGGTCTGATCGGCATTCGCGCCGGCTCCAGCGTCCGTACCTGGCTGCTGCGCCAAGGCGTGCAGAGCGAGCAACTGGTGGAAAGCCCGCTGGAAGACATGGCCAAGATGCTGAAAGCAGGACGGGTGGCCAGCTTTTTTGGGGCAGCCACCACCTTCAAGCCGATTTACCAGCGCCAGAACGGCGTCCCGCCGGTGGTGGGTGCGCGCATGTACAGCGACCAGAACTGGATCGCCTCAGGCCGGATGTTCCCGCGTGAGGATGCCGCCAGGATTGCCGAGGCCATCAACCGCATGAGGCAGGATGGCTTCATCAACCAGGTCATCAGCAAATACTTCCCCTAG
- a CDS encoding DJ-1/PfpI family protein, protein MHIAILTFDGFNELDSLIALGILNRVKKTGWRVSIASPSATVASMNGVVLQSHIDLSAASLADAVIIGSGMKTREVAADAGLMSQLRLDPARQLLGAQCSGTLLLAKLGLLDGLPACTDLISKPWVEEAGVGVLDQPFYAKGNLATAGGCLASQYLAFWLIARLEGLEAARSALHYVAPVGEKEQYLQRAMENVMPFMAA, encoded by the coding sequence ATGCATATCGCCATTCTGACATTCGATGGATTCAATGAGCTGGATTCGCTGATTGCACTGGGGATTCTCAATCGGGTGAAAAAAACGGGGTGGCGGGTTTCCATTGCCAGCCCCAGCGCCACGGTGGCGTCGATGAATGGCGTGGTGTTGCAATCGCATATTGATCTGTCAGCGGCCAGCCTGGCCGATGCCGTCATCATCGGTAGCGGCATGAAAACGCGGGAGGTGGCCGCCGATGCCGGGCTGATGTCGCAGTTGCGCCTGGACCCGGCCCGGCAACTGCTGGGGGCGCAATGCTCCGGCACGCTGTTGCTGGCAAAGCTTGGCCTGCTGGACGGGCTGCCGGCCTGTACCGATCTGATTAGCAAACCGTGGGTGGAGGAGGCGGGGGTGGGCGTGCTGGATCAGCCTTTCTATGCCAAGGGCAATCTGGCCACTGCCGGTGGCTGTCTGGCATCCCAATATCTTGCGTTTTGGCTGATTGCCCGGCTGGAGGGGCTGGAAGCGGCAAGAAGTGCCCTGCATTATGTGGCACCGGTAGGCGAAAAAGAACAGTACCTGCAGCGCGCGATGGAAAACGTGATGCCATTTATGGCGGCGTAG
- a CDS encoding putative bifunctional diguanylate cyclase/phosphodiesterase — translation MANKSHARRSAASLRQRAEQRLKAMPLQLPGTPDPLRMLHELQVHQIELEMQNEELKLSNEALRLASCVFSHSHEGIVITDGAMRIIETNPAFSTITGFSARDSLGRTPAMLICQGQDGQHPKAMLRALYRHGSWCGELNCLRRDGTAYPARLFLTLLREPAGAGREQRHYIGFFSDISQLRLHEDELNRMANYDLLTSLPNRRLLTEWLNLVIHRAQRTGKRLAVCYLDLDGFKAVNDSLGHEAGDQLLVDIADRLRLALRVNDIIARLGGDEFVLLLTDLADDEEYRLVLDRVLQTVATPLTLAGSLVQVSASIGVTVYPHDDSDNDTLLRHADQAMYLAKQSGKNRYHYYDLAQDKLMREYHDQLSRLANALEQGELLLVYQPKVDLRDGKVIGLEALLRWQHPELGLLLPESFLKVLEGSMTELGLGDWVSKQVLQQMEHWRQQGWVLDVSINISASQLQQPDFADNLLQQLAQFPLLSPAQLGLELLETAALENIVQSIQTLAVCRAHGISFALDDFGTGYSSLAYFRNLPVDMLKIDQSFVSNMLNSPEDRNIVDSIIRLARAFNREVIAEGVESLAHGAMLLQLGCHYCQGYAIARPMPAASIIAWMQGWEQQRTWEHLPALACAG, via the coding sequence ATGGCCAACAAGTCCCATGCAAGACGTAGTGCTGCTAGCTTGCGCCAGCGTGCCGAGCAGCGGCTCAAGGCCATGCCGCTGCAGTTGCCTGGGACGCCGGACCCTCTGCGCATGTTGCACGAGCTGCAAGTGCATCAGATCGAACTGGAAATGCAGAATGAAGAACTGAAGCTGTCCAATGAGGCATTGCGGCTGGCTTCCTGCGTGTTCAGTCACAGCCATGAAGGCATTGTCATTACCGATGGTGCCATGCGCATTATTGAGACGAATCCTGCATTTAGCACGATTACCGGTTTTTCTGCCCGCGACAGTCTTGGCCGCACGCCGGCCATGCTGATCTGCCAAGGGCAGGATGGCCAGCACCCCAAGGCCATGTTGCGCGCACTGTACCGCCATGGCAGTTGGTGCGGGGAGTTGAACTGCCTGAGGCGCGATGGGACTGCTTATCCCGCCCGCCTGTTTCTGACCTTGTTGCGTGAGCCTGCCGGCGCAGGCCGGGAGCAGCGGCACTATATCGGTTTTTTTTCCGATATCAGCCAGTTGCGGCTGCATGAAGACGAACTCAATCGCATGGCCAACTACGATTTGCTCACCAGCCTGCCCAACCGGCGCTTGCTGACCGAGTGGCTGAATCTGGTCATTCACCGCGCGCAACGCACCGGCAAGCGCCTGGCGGTGTGTTATCTGGACCTGGACGGCTTCAAGGCAGTCAACGATAGCCTCGGCCACGAAGCCGGAGATCAGTTGCTGGTGGATATCGCCGACCGTTTGCGGCTGGCCCTGCGCGTCAACGATATCATTGCCCGGCTGGGCGGCGATGAGTTCGTGCTGCTGCTGACCGATCTGGCCGATGACGAAGAATACCGGCTGGTGCTGGATCGCGTCCTGCAAACAGTGGCCACGCCACTGACACTGGCCGGCAGCCTGGTCCAGGTTTCGGCCAGCATCGGCGTCACGGTGTACCCGCATGACGACTCGGACAATGACACCTTGCTGCGCCATGCCGACCAAGCCATGTATCTGGCCAAGCAGTCCGGTAAAAACCGCTACCATTATTACGATCTGGCCCAGGACAAGCTGATGCGTGAATACCACGACCAGCTATCACGGCTGGCCAATGCGCTGGAGCAGGGCGAGCTGCTGCTGGTGTATCAGCCCAAGGTGGATCTGCGCGATGGCAAGGTAATCGGACTGGAAGCCTTGTTGCGCTGGCAGCATCCCGAGCTGGGTTTGCTGCTGCCGGAAAGCTTCCTGAAAGTGCTGGAAGGCAGCATGACCGAGCTGGGGCTGGGCGACTGGGTGAGCAAGCAGGTATTGCAGCAAATGGAGCACTGGCGCCAGCAGGGCTGGGTGCTGGATGTCAGCATCAATATCAGCGCCAGCCAGTTACAACAGCCGGATTTTGCCGACAACTTGCTGCAGCAACTGGCGCAGTTTCCGCTGCTCTCACCGGCCCAGCTCGGGCTGGAGCTGCTGGAGACGGCAGCGCTGGAGAACATCGTGCAGTCCATTCAGACGCTGGCAGTGTGTCGCGCCCATGGCATCAGTTTTGCGCTGGACGATTTTGGAACCGGCTACTCCTCACTGGCCTACTTCCGCAATCTGCCGGTTGACATGCTCAAGATCGACCAGAGTTTTGTCAGCAATATGCTCAATAGCCCGGAAGACCGCAACATCGTCGACAGCATCATCCGGCTGGCGCGCGCCTTCAACCGCGAAGTCATTGCCGAAGGCGTGGAAAGCCTGGCGCATGGTGCCATGCTGTTGCAACTGGGCTGCCATTACTGCCAAGGCTATGCCATTGCCCGGCCCATGCCGGCCGCGTCCATCATTGCCTGGATGCAAGGCTGGGAGCAGCAGCGGACATGGGAACACCTGCCTGCGCTTGCCTGCGCCGGCTGA
- a CDS encoding chemotaxis protein CheB, translating to MKPTPPEALQPVQSIRPDQAPQPSAIIGIGCSAGGLEALEALVAGITPGLGVALVIVQHLAPDSASILPELLASHTRLAVHEAGHGTPILPECIYVIPPNKTLSFDHGCLYLSTPPAGLRLPIDRLFHTLAHGLGRRSMAVILSGMGKDGMLGLKEIKACGGLSYAQDPLTARADSMPRSAIDLGVVDFVASPQRLASLLLEQCSHPAAPLALPAPQAAIREIISLLQQHTGNDFSHYKPNTLNRRIERRMTLLQLDSIAAYAEHFRGNLQERDLLLKELLIGVTRFFRDTAMWDYLRDMAMPALFAQYPAGKALRAWVPACSSGEEAYSLAILFREALLLHQPAGQFSLQIYATDLDSDAIQHARRGVYAGSIAADVGAARLQQYFVAEGDHVRVSKDIRDMIVFATQNIISDPPFTRLDILSCRNLMIYLDSVLQEQLLPLFHYALCAGGILVLGSAETIGRFSTLFVPLDKKNRIFSRNDEASSSRMLELPLRTASCLLPLIEETMPDYRKSLEYQTDQLIQQNYAPAGVLINNDGDILYISGRVGRYLEPAAGKVNVNIYAMAREGLASALHTAIQQVQSGVEMVQLHDLQVDVFGTPHSFHLTVQHIRQPEALQGRLLVVFTEAPPAKTRSRRRTSASERELMLERELEQSRKLLRSMQEDMQIALEEMKSGNEELQATNEELTTSREELQSLNEELQTINAELQAKLDDLTWERNDMNNLLNSTEIATVFLDGDMRLRRFTSHATALFKFIPGDIGRPLSDIRSELDYPLLLDDAAKVLHTGVFEEKRVYSRHGRWYRVRIMPYRRLDNVIDGIVITFIDTTEIASLEARLQQQME from the coding sequence ATGAAACCTACCCCCCCTGAAGCACTCCAGCCGGTGCAATCCATCCGCCCGGACCAAGCACCGCAGCCGTCTGCCATCATTGGCATTGGCTGCTCCGCCGGCGGACTGGAAGCGCTGGAAGCCTTGGTGGCCGGGATTACACCTGGCCTTGGCGTGGCGCTGGTGATTGTGCAGCATCTGGCCCCTGATTCCGCCAGCATCCTGCCGGAGTTGCTGGCCAGCCATACCCGCCTGGCCGTGCATGAGGCGGGACACGGCACGCCGATTCTGCCGGAGTGCATTTATGTGATTCCGCCCAATAAAACCCTCAGCTTTGACCATGGTTGTCTTTACCTTTCCACGCCGCCTGCCGGACTGCGCTTGCCGATTGATCGCCTGTTTCACACCCTGGCGCATGGCCTGGGCCGACGCAGCATGGCCGTCATCCTGTCCGGCATGGGGAAGGATGGCATGCTGGGCTTGAAGGAAATCAAGGCCTGCGGCGGGCTGAGTTATGCGCAGGATCCGCTGACCGCACGTGCCGACAGCATGCCGCGCAGCGCGATAGACCTTGGGGTGGTTGATTTCGTCGCCAGCCCGCAACGCCTGGCCAGCCTCTTGCTTGAGCAATGCAGCCATCCGGCGGCACCGCTGGCGCTGCCTGCCCCGCAAGCGGCCATCCGGGAAATCATCAGCTTGTTGCAGCAACATACCGGCAATGATTTTTCGCATTACAAGCCCAATACCCTGAATCGGCGCATCGAGCGGCGCATGACCTTGCTGCAGTTGGACAGCATAGCCGCCTATGCCGAGCATTTTCGCGGCAATCTGCAAGAACGTGATTTGCTGCTCAAGGAATTGCTGATTGGCGTTACCCGGTTTTTTCGCGATACCGCCATGTGGGACTACTTGCGGGACATGGCCATGCCGGCGCTGTTTGCGCAGTATCCGGCAGGCAAGGCATTGCGCGCCTGGGTGCCTGCCTGCTCCAGCGGCGAGGAAGCGTACTCGCTGGCCATCCTGTTTCGCGAGGCGCTGCTATTGCATCAGCCCGCCGGGCAGTTCAGCCTGCAAATCTATGCCACAGACCTGGACAGCGACGCCATCCAGCATGCGCGACGTGGCGTCTACGCTGGCAGCATTGCCGCGGACGTGGGGGCGGCACGGCTGCAGCAGTACTTTGTGGCCGAGGGCGATCATGTCCGGGTGAGCAAGGACATCCGTGACATGATTGTGTTTGCCACGCAGAACATCATTTCCGATCCGCCATTTACCCGGCTGGATATCCTGTCGTGCCGCAACCTGATGATTTATCTGGACAGCGTATTACAGGAGCAACTGCTGCCCTTGTTTCATTACGCGCTCTGTGCCGGCGGTATTCTGGTGCTGGGCAGCGCAGAAACCATCGGCCGGTTTTCCACCCTGTTTGTACCGCTGGATAAGAAAAATCGCATCTTTTCCCGCAACGACGAAGCCAGCAGCAGTCGCATGCTTGAATTACCGCTGCGCACAGCGTCGTGCTTGTTGCCGCTAATTGAAGAAACCATGCCAGATTACCGTAAAAGCCTTGAATACCAGACTGATCAACTGATTCAGCAAAATTATGCGCCAGCAGGGGTATTGATCAATAACGACGGGGATATCCTCTATATCAGTGGCCGGGTAGGGCGCTATCTGGAACCTGCGGCGGGCAAGGTGAATGTGAACATCTATGCCATGGCGCGCGAAGGATTGGCTAGTGCGCTGCATACCGCCATCCAGCAAGTTCAGTCCGGTGTGGAAATGGTGCAGCTGCATGATTTGCAGGTGGATGTTTTTGGAACACCGCACAGCTTTCATCTGACGGTACAACACATTCGGCAGCCGGAAGCGCTGCAGGGCCGGCTGCTGGTGGTGTTTACCGAAGCGCCGCCAGCCAAGACCAGGTCACGACGCCGCACTTCTGCCAGCGAGCGCGAGCTGATGCTGGAGCGCGAGCTGGAGCAGAGCCGCAAGCTGCTGCGCTCGATGCAGGAAGACATGCAGATTGCGCTGGAAGAAATGAAGTCCGGCAATGAAGAGCTGCAAGCCACCAATGAGGAGCTGACCACCTCGCGCGAGGAGCTGCAGTCGCTGAATGAAGAGTTGCAAACCATCAATGCCGAGCTGCAGGCCAAGCTGGACGACCTGACCTGGGAACGCAATGACATGAACAATCTGCTGAACAGCACCGAGATTGCCACGGTGTTCCTGGATGGTGACATGCGCTTGCGGCGCTTTACCAGCCATGCCACCGCGCTGTTCAAGTTCATTCCCGGCGATATTGGCCGTCCCTTGTCCGATATCCGCAGCGAACTGGATTATCCGCTGCTGCTGGATGATGCAGCCAAGGTGTTGCACACCGGGGTATTTGAAGAAAAACGGGTATATAGCCGCCATGGCCGCTGGTACCGCGTACGCATCATGCCTTATCGCCGGCTGGACAACGTGATTGACGGGATCGTGATCACTTTCATCGACACGACGGAGATTGCCAGCCTGGAAGCACGGCTGCAACAGCAGATGGAGTAA